In a genomic window of Paracoccaceae bacterium:
- a CDS encoding VPLPA-CTERM sorting domain-containing protein: MSLNLLKTGAIALAVSAAVLLGGEADAATMYEGDYNATSVKSGSNFHTVWLPGIFGSAASNYWQFVGGAGKFNVGANNVTASLDGRIANNSDTDLQMDLAVEYDLLNPNAPGGGGTMDGGFANGLTTAEKDALKDTWSYYNIKSATLTGVGLLDGLMMTLTPFPLDPKEIPFQLGESANDKNQGVGGAGWFTWNILSQATNTNYVAKSLDNISGRSHGDININISPVPVPAAGLLLLGGLGALGAMRRRKQKAA, from the coding sequence ATGAGTCTTAACTTACTTAAAACAGGCGCGATCGCTTTGGCGGTATCGGCCGCTGTTTTGCTGGGAGGCGAGGCAGATGCCGCGACAATGTATGAGGGCGACTACAACGCCACGAGCGTAAAATCCGGAAGCAATTTCCACACCGTATGGCTGCCCGGTATTTTTGGATCTGCTGCTAGCAACTACTGGCAGTTTGTCGGCGGCGCTGGCAAATTCAACGTCGGTGCAAACAACGTGACAGCGTCCCTTGACGGCCGCATCGCAAACAACAGTGACACCGACCTGCAGATGGATCTTGCTGTCGAGTATGATCTGCTCAACCCGAATGCTCCAGGCGGCGGTGGCACCATGGATGGCGGTTTTGCCAATGGTCTGACAACTGCGGAGAAAGACGCGCTGAAGGATACATGGTCCTACTATAACATCAAATCGGCGACCCTGACGGGCGTTGGCCTTCTCGACGGTCTGATGATGACTTTGACGCCGTTCCCGCTTGATCCAAAGGAAATTCCTTTCCAATTGGGCGAGAGCGCAAATGACAAAAACCAAGGCGTCGGCGGCGCGGGCTGGTTCACCTGGAACATTCTTTCACAGGCGACCAATACGAATTACGTAGCAAAGTCCTTGGATAACATTTCCGGACGGAGCCACGGCGACATCAACATCAACATCTCGCCTGTGCCGGTTCCTGCGGCGGGTCTGCTGTTGTTGGGCGGCCTTGGAGCCTTGGGCGCGATGCGCAGACGCAAGCAAAAAGCGGCCTGA
- the parE gene encoding DNA topoisomerase IV subunit B, whose amino-acid sequence MPNDLLSNTDAPAYDAASIEVLEGLEPVRKRPGMYIGGTDERALHHLVAEVLDNSMDEAVAGHANRIEVELHADYAVTIRDNGRGIPIDPHPKFPDKSALEVILCTLHAGGKFSGKAYETSGGLHGVGASVVNALSDSMVVQVARNKELHEQRFSRGLPLGPVEMVGAAPNRRGTTVTFHADEEIFGSHRFKPARLFKSIRSKAYLFSGVEIRWKSHIEDGETPTEATFHFPGGLSDYLNETLGKATTYADKPFAGTVDFKEKFGQPGKVEWAINWTPSRDGFIQSYCNTVPTPEGGTHVAGFWAAILKGIKAYGELSNTKKAAQITREDLTSGGCALVSCFIAEPAFVGQTKDRLSTEAAAKMTEGAVRDHFDNWLANDTKSAGAILDFLVLRAEERLRRRQEKETARKSATKKLRLPGKLTDCTSKSREGTELFIVEGDSAGGSGKGARNRNTQALLPLKGKILNVLGAASSKLGTNAEISDLCEALGCGMGTRFNLDDLRYDKIIIMTDADVDGAHIAALLMTFFFTQMRPLIDAGHLYLACPPLFRLTQGAKRVYCLDEDEKNAWLEKGLGGKGKIDVSRFKGLGEMDAKDLKETTMDPTTRKLIRVSIDEDMPGETGDLVERLMGKKPELRYQYIQENAKFVEELDV is encoded by the coding sequence ATGCCCAACGATCTGCTGTCCAACACGGACGCCCCCGCCTATGACGCCGCCTCCATCGAGGTCCTTGAAGGGCTGGAACCCGTGCGCAAACGCCCCGGCATGTACATCGGCGGCACCGATGAACGCGCCCTGCACCATCTGGTGGCCGAAGTGCTCGACAACTCCATGGACGAGGCCGTCGCAGGCCACGCCAACCGGATCGAGGTCGAATTGCACGCCGATTACGCCGTCACCATCCGCGACAATGGCCGGGGTATTCCCATCGATCCGCACCCAAAATTCCCGGACAAATCCGCGCTCGAGGTCATCCTGTGCACGCTCCATGCGGGCGGCAAATTCTCCGGCAAAGCCTATGAAACCTCCGGCGGTCTGCACGGGGTCGGCGCTTCCGTGGTCAACGCGCTCAGCGATTCCATGGTCGTTCAGGTGGCCCGCAACAAGGAACTCCATGAACAACGCTTTTCACGCGGGCTTCCTCTGGGCCCCGTCGAAATGGTGGGGGCTGCCCCCAACCGGCGCGGCACCACCGTCACCTTCCACGCGGATGAAGAAATCTTTGGCTCCCACCGCTTCAAACCCGCGCGATTGTTCAAATCCATCCGCTCAAAGGCCTATCTGTTTTCGGGCGTCGAAATCCGCTGGAAATCCCATATCGAGGACGGCGAAACTCCGACAGAGGCCACCTTCCACTTCCCCGGCGGCCTGTCGGACTACCTTAATGAAACGCTCGGCAAGGCCACAACCTACGCCGACAAACCCTTTGCCGGAACCGTTGATTTCAAAGAGAAATTCGGCCAACCGGGCAAGGTCGAATGGGCCATCAACTGGACCCCCTCGCGCGATGGCTTCATCCAATCCTACTGCAACACGGTCCCCACGCCCGAAGGCGGCACCCATGTCGCCGGGTTCTGGGCTGCGATCCTCAAGGGCATCAAGGCCTACGGTGAACTTTCAAACACCAAAAAAGCCGCCCAAATCACCCGTGAAGACCTCACATCGGGCGGCTGCGCGCTCGTTTCCTGTTTCATCGCCGAACCCGCTTTTGTCGGCCAGACCAAGGACCGCCTCTCCACCGAGGCCGCGGCCAAAATGACTGAAGGCGCTGTGCGCGACCACTTCGACAACTGGCTGGCCAATGACACGAAATCCGCCGGGGCCATCCTCGATTTTCTGGTGCTGCGCGCCGAAGAACGCCTGCGCCGACGTCAGGAAAAAGAGACCGCGCGCAAATCGGCCACCAAAAAGCTGCGCTTGCCCGGCAAACTCACCGATTGCACCTCCAAATCCCGTGAAGGCACCGAATTGTTCATCGTGGAGGGCGATTCAGCAGGTGGATCGGGCAAAGGCGCGCGCAACCGCAACACGCAAGCGCTCCTGCCGCTCAAGGGTAAAATCCTCAACGTGCTGGGCGCGGCCTCCTCAAAACTCGGCACCAATGCGGAGATTTCCGATCTCTGCGAGGCGCTGGGATGTGGCATGGGCACGCGCTTTAACCTTGATGATCTGCGCTATGACAAGATCATCATCATGACCGACGCGGATGTGGACGGCGCTCATATCGCCGCCCTCCTGATGACGTTTTTCTTTACCCAGATGCGCCCGCTGATCGACGCCGGCCACCTCTACCTCGCCTGCCCGCCCCTGTTCCGCCTGACCCAAGGCGCCAAACGCGTCTATTGTCTGGATGAAGACGAGAAAAACGCCTGGCTGGAAAAAGGCCTCGGCGGCAAAGGCAAAATCGACGTCTCCCGCTTCAAGGGCCTTGGTGAAATGGACGCCAAGGATCTGAAAGAAACCACCATGGACCCGACGACGCGCAAACTCATCCGCGTGTCGATTGACGAGGACATGCCCGGCGAAACCGGCGATCTAGTCGAGCGTCTGATGGGGAAGAAGCCCGAACTGAGGTATCAATACATTCAGGAAAACGCGAAGTTTGTGGAGGAGTTGGATGTTTGA